Part of the Mytilus edulis chromosome 9, xbMytEdul2.2, whole genome shotgun sequence genome, acatcttcttatttttataattacctCTTTgataacagttgttttctttaAGTCGGCATGGAAAGACAAAGGAACAGTTTCATTTGGTCTGAATATATAAGCTCCCGATGGCTGAGCATTGAGTGCTGAAGACTTTGAAGATCCTGAATCACCTATATAGTACATCAACTCTTGCTTCACTTGTACTGTTACCCGACTGTCTAGATTTGTTATCTGCTTAAGGGCACCAGTTGGACCATCAAATGTCAAGGACACATgctaaagacaaaaaaaaagtttattctttttttatcattaaacacATTATGCATTtactattatttttcatttaaaagtttgaaatctTTTTATTCGATCTTATCTATAGATCTTACAGTAACCCTTGTATAGCTATGTCTTATAATCTCAGACATTTTTTCCTATACTAATATACTGATCTTTTTTGTATGTGCTTCACTTGGTATTCAAATGTAGTACAGCTTAATACTGTAAACTGACTTATTTtcaataatactttattttcgCTTCTTCTTTTTCTGTCCCACTtggcataatttcaatttcaagattttcaaatttacttgtAGTTAAATAAGGAAAGACCCAAGTTTAATATATTTGCCACAACTCATATACagattattctaatatgacgttcttctttagctttgggtacaaagccatgttctaatttgaatagaacatgggctgcacgtgattgatgtcacaattgaaattgcaatgtcagatgaattttaaacAACGCCTGagagatcaaaatggacatttttgttggtgttgctcgctaggaaattaaataaaaacattctaaaagtaagtttaaatgtttctgttcttttttttattgataaactgttgatttttctataacgttttcgttcatcaaatcaaaatggcggcATTTCGAGCGTCTGCTATAGGTCCGCTTTGAAgaacaaaagttcaaaatattcctattagaatcgaaataattctatcatgccatgctctatgctcattttaacatgggtatgcattatatttgtaaacatttaatacctcgctaacgctcggtattaagatattaacaaatataatgctacccatgttaaaatgagcatagagcatggcatgaaagaattatttcttaatttttttacaccaaaaaaaaagGTTCAAGTTTACAGTATGTTAACAGATATAAATCAGTTTTTATTACttcatttttacataaatttcatgACATCTACACCAAAGATAAGAAACAggtgttttaaaatatattatgataCACAgcaatatatacaacaaaattatttacctCATTTTTCATTACTAGATCACTGTTGGATTTCATTTTAAAGGACTTAGTGGAATGTCTCTCCTTAAAACCTAGAAAAAACACTTTAAATTAAGATCATGGTTATTCTCAAGCAGCAAACCAGAAGCTATTATTATATGAACTACTAGTACTGTGAATACCTTACTGTAgattcataaatatttgttggataccaattttcgtgggttttgtTGGTACAGgttaaccacaaatttaaatgttcaacgaatcatacattttctataggctttttATGCAGAGAATGGCCAAACCAAAAAATTGGTACATacgaaataaatgaatccacagtattaatcATTAGATCCAAATTGATTTCATTGGTCAAGTGAACCCCTAATTCAAATGTTCGATAAAGTACAAAtattctataggcttgtatggaAACTTTGGCAACACCACGAAATCGAATATCCTGATCCAAGAATCTACCATAATAATCATTGGTATCAAAATCATATttgcaaaatatttgaaacattataaatgtatttttgtaataaatatgtattttacaatCTATTTAAAGAAGAACACATAAATACTAGAGGCacaaataaaaaagcaaaaagtGTCCCAAAACATTGCATATCACATGTAGAACTCTTTAGAGTGTGTTTTAACATGTAatgtattgtttaaaaatgtattctcagTCTAGGTGTTTTTGGGtttggttatttttgtcattgggctgctgtcttattgacatatctCTTTCATTCATATAAATGTTTGTCTGacaaaagtttgtttttattatgcaGACAAAATAAATGATGATAAACTTTTCTTGATCTTGTGACCTTTAATATCCATTGATCTTGTGACCTTTAATATCCATTGATCTTGTGACCTTTAATATCCATTGATCTTGTGACCTTTAATATCCATTGATTTTGTGACCTTTAATATCCATTGATCTTGTGACCTTTAATATCGATTGATCTTGTGACCTTTAATATCCATTGATTGATTGCTGTTCGCTTAAttatagaaaataattattaaaatgaatGAAAGCCCACATAATTTCCGTAAGCACTAAAAAGTATCTTCAATGACAGGATATGATCTAGAATATATGTCAATATCAAATATCCTTAACAACTTATATTACTTATATTTTCCTCATGTAAGTGTCTAgacatatattttcaaataatctgATGATAAACTATAAGGTATGATAACATTATGTTGAtcttaaaattattagaaaacaagatttataaatttaaatctaaatgGATAACCTTCACTTTATGTTTTCATAAAGAGATTGTCTATGATTTAattgaatttcaaatgtgacAAGTTTATTGCAATACTTGCAACTAATAGTCAACAATTTctaaataagtattattttttctTATGTAGCATCTAAAggtaaatatatatgttacagtaaataggtgaaattaggaattacatgtaattactaaacacttcagtaaatacctgtaattactagccaatttagtaattacatgtatttactagttgtttcagtgattactggtaatcactgattttttttgtcatttttacagctatttactaacttgatgtttttgttttaaaattaaaaacataattcaagatatcaaataagaaagtaaaggggTAGGGATTTTAATGGCGCTAACTTAAGGATGTAGGAATATAATGCACATCcaaagtgcatactctttagtgtttgtgaattgaaactggaaaatggttgttttataggttttgaaactccgtaaatatatgtatgcaagacaatgatatctatccaaaatcaaactaaaatctcAATCATGCACTGTGgctcaaaactttaaaaaaaactttctccaaatatcctggatttctaccaaacttcatgaacttggacagaagctaaatgtttatgatcataaaataatatccaaaagtaaagtttgaaaaaaaaatcctttttttcgtatattacttataaatggactagttttgttccagttaacattacatacactctgtagttgaagtttttaaaacattagattttataaaccatcctggatttttacccaattttgactgaagcttcttacagtactagtcaacagatagtatctagaggaaaattttaatattttttcctcatttttgttgagcctgcgattaacagcaaaagtaaccgagactacatgtatttgttctgcaaaaacccttacaattttaatagcttaatacatcgataacccatctccagctaggggttgatttgaaggtcacatgaatacgtattcaatgagtcattgaatacgtattcatgtgaccttcaaatcAACCCCTGAcaatgaggtccaaatattcacttgcaagtgcacaactcatcaaccttgtttctcagctaatttaacaaaataaaaccagaatggctgctaacagtgaattataattttacaatatcatttttataaatgatttaacaacaaaaaaagatattttttttatatatctcgaagctaatgcacataacagttcattccagttcttaacctacataacgttatcttatctttataaggtaataagtctaaatattcttcatATTCAAAGAgttctttaaaaagttaagacataatgctttgggagaattttccatttctgatttccatgtcTGCTGAAGTTGGTCAAAAATTATCTGTATTATAATGCTCAACTTaaaccattttggattaaaactaaagttactctgatttaaccaaatatttgaaagtccatatttattcaagatattttttatacatatcaaccattcaaaattttaagtgtactaactgatcttctagttagtattacacagctaaaacaatgttgtattatggtcaggtgatcaaaagttatggttgtgttagcagtcagtaaataggtgtaaatattcattttaaatttagtaattactggtaataactgggccgtttaaggaattacttgtattaactaagtgcatgaagtgcatcgggaattacctgtaattcctaaattttagtaattacatgtacttcctaatttcacctatttcctgtaacatatacataaaGAGAACAAGTGAATCAATTGTCCCTCAAATCTTTCTTTCCTGCTAACAAACATAATGTTTAAGGTCATGATGATGATCAAccattgcatacaaaaataagacgatgtggtatgctttccaattcaatgagacaactatcatgactattcaCCAGAGTTCAATTGAAATGAATATAAGTAATTTTCTGCCACCTTATGGCCATCAACAATGATAAAACTATGGCCATCAGCAATGATAAAAACTTGTTAAGTTTAGTCGGCTATAAAACGTCTAACCATGTGAAATAATTCATTTGAATACTATTAACCAACCTTAtttataataaagaaaatttacaaagaaaatatgaGACATGAAACAACCACAACCACTGAAATGTAGGCTGCCAACTAGGGACAGACACatgttttaaaacttgttttttatatcaatattcattCATTTGTTACATGGGTGCAGTACCTCCCTGATTTTCTTCACTATTATTACAAACAATATTAGCTTTATGGTGGGTCTCCTAATCCATTTTCTGACCGACTGGACAGTTTAAATTAATTTAACACTGTTATAAGATAAAACACGTAATGGCTTGCAAGAGAGAGTTATATAAAGTTGAATAACACAACTATTTCTTTTTCTTACACAGAATATAATTCATTTGCACTACATATATCAACATGATGAGTAAAATCTATTTTTTCCTTTGCAGAAGAAGAAAATGGAGTTATTTCAAGTTTGCAAGTTTATTATCATGTTTGTGATCTGCAATGATCACCTTATCATCAGCAAAGCTGAAACTTTTAAACCAGAACCAAAATTCCACTGTGAAAAGTTTTACCAAAAAGGAGAGCTATATGTTGATTGTTCAAGCAGGAATATGACATCTATACCTAATTTGCCGTCAAATACAGCTTACTTAAATTTACAACACAATTTAATCAGTGAAATACCAgattattcttttaaaaatatgtatagtcTAAAAGTACTGGATTTATCTTTCAACAAAATAGTGTCAATAAATCAGCAAGTGTTTTATGGACTAAGTGACCTGAGGCACTTGAAACTGAACAATAATTACTTGAACAACACTTTATCCCAGGAAAAAGCAAATAATTCATTTGAACATTTGACAAACCTTACAGTACTCAATCTATCCTTCAACAAATTGCAGTCGATAAATATTCAAACTTTTACAGGACTTGGAAATTTAAAGCATCTTAAACTTGATCATAATAAACTGAGCTATAAATTGGAACGATTTCCAAAAGGAAGTTTCAAACCTTTGAGGTCACTAACAGATATATCTCTTCAAAACAATAATGATCTAACTACACCTACTTTTGGTCGGTTTTCCTTTCCTAATGAAACAATATCGGATTTAAAAAAGTTAGAGGTACTGAAGATGGATGTTAGTATACCAGTAATTGAAACAAAAGTTCTTGGTCAGGGTTATCTTTCCCTACATCATTTAACTTCACTCAATTTTAGCAATTGCCTTCATCTACCTCTTTATAATGACGTATTCAGATATACACCAAATATAAGGTATCTATATATCAACCATTGTCACCAAATGGTTGTGAAATCTGAGGCTTTTTCTAATCTAACAAAGCTTGAAGTTTTTGGGTTTGATCTCGACTGTCCATCAGGATATAAATTTGGACAGGCAAAAGTTATAGAACTGTTCCAAAGCTTGGCTAAAACACCAGTaaaagttgtgaaaatgaataatgtTTTCTACACATCACAAATTTTTCCTTTGAATAACATTTATGATCTCCTATCAACAACCTATGTTCATGAACTGACCTtcacaaataacaaaaatttacaaatatctACTCAAACTTTCCCTGTGCCACCACCAACGAACCTTCAAATTCTGGATCTAAGTGGTAATATGTTTAAGCAAATAGCTCTAAACCTTACTTATGTTTTGATTCTGAAATTAAACAGAAATGCGCTAGGAGGCTACCTAGCTGAACATCGATACATGACAACGCAAGATAGTAAACTTGAGCATGTAAATCTATCCAACAATTCCATTCACCAACTTAATTTCACTATGTTCCATGGCCAACAGCACCTGAGAgttattgatttaaatttcaactttttgAAAGCTATACATTTTGATTTGTCTAACTTGACAAAGTTGAAGGTAATAAATCTCAGGAACAATGCAATAAATTTCTTGGATGCAGCATCAATGAGAAATATTGATAAAGTTCTTAAAAACAATGACACAAAAATAGATTTCATCAATAACCCCTTGCAGTGTACCTGTTATACAGTCCCATTTCTGAAGTGGATGAAAGTAAACCGCAAACATTTCATCAATTTTAATCAATACAAATGCACTTATGAAAATGGAAGCTCTTCAACATTGAATTcatttgaaaaagtaataaaacatCTTCAAGAAGACTGTATTAGCTATGCAAATTTAATAATATCTGTATCTTTTGCTATTTTTGGATTTATCATCGTATTGTTTGGAGGATTTATTTATAGACAAAGATGGAAGCTACGCTACATTTTCTACACTGCTAAATTGAAATATACATCTATAAAGAACATTGAGGATAATTTGAATGAGTATACTTATGATGCATTTATATCATATTCTGATGAAGACCGAACTTTCGTTACGCAAGACTGTATTCATAATTTGGAACATGAATTCAAATTGAGGCTGTGTTTACATCAGCGTGATTTCTTACCAGGACAAGATATCACAGATAACATTATTAACGCTATCCAAAACAGTCGAAAGACAATTTGTATAATAACTCGATCTTTTGTTGATTCGTACTACTGTATGTTTGAATATAATATGGCGAGAATGGAAAGTGTTCATTCTAGGGAAGGcaaaaatattctttttcttGTCTTTTATGAGAAACTTTTACCAGAGGAATTACCTTTACTGCTGTATGAACTTATACAGAAACAGTCGTATATAGAATATCCAAATGATGAACATGGAAATGTTATATTCTGGGACAAAATTAGAGATGCCATAACAACATAAGTAGCTGATGTTTAGTGGGttctgttttttattttaaatgtggcttattaaagattgcataaaGTTGCTGTTAGTTAGTAATCTAACCTTGTAATAGTTCTTGTAAAAGTATTAATTAAATGAGTAAACAAATAACTCTtgtataattaataattaatattgtggactcattattatttgttggataccaattttcaaggGTTATGTACCCAAGAACCATGAATTCAATGTTCAAAGAATTACAAATCTTCTTTAATGTATGCTGACTTTGTCAAAACCACATAATAatatagttattaggagggccctcaggattataacactttactggagtggcagttttattacaggaaagggataacataacaaaaacaagttcaaaatggcgatttagAAACTGGATCtcaacaaaataattgaattatttctgttaaaaataaaattagtcCTAAATCCCAATTACTTGTTTAGGACTACTACTTTCAGTTTAGGACAAGACTGGAAAATATGGCCGCTTCCGGACCCTTTAGGTTTTCTTTTATCACTCTCAATACCAACAGAATCTTTCAAGTAATCAAACAATTTGATAGAGGAAACACAAACTGCAACCCTGTTTTAAAGAAAACTTATAGTATTATCAAAGAACTAAGGTAAAGT contains:
- the LOC139488446 gene encoding toll-like receptor 4 isoform X1 translates to MKAHIISKKKMELFQVCKFIIMFVICNDHLIISKAETFKPEPKFHCEKFYQKGELYVDCSSRNMTSIPNLPSNTAYLNLQHNLISEIPDYSFKNMYSLKVLDLSFNKIVSINQQVFYGLSDLRHLKLNNNYLNNTLSQEKANNSFEHLTNLTVLNLSFNKLQSINIQTFTGLGNLKHLKLDHNKLSYKLERFPKGSFKPLRSLTDISLQNNNDLTTPTFGRFSFPNETISDLKKLEVLKMDVSIPVIETKVLGQGYLSLHHLTSLNFSNCLHLPLYNDVFRYTPNIRYLYINHCHQMVVKSEAFSNLTKLEVFGFDLDCPSGYKFGQAKVIELFQSLAKTPVKVVKMNNVFYTSQIFPLNNIYDLLSTTYVHELTFTNNKNLQISTQTFPVPPPTNLQILDLSGNMFKQIALNLTYVLILKLNRNALGGYLAEHRYMTTQDSKLEHVNLSNNSIHQLNFTMFHGQQHLRVIDLNFNFLKAIHFDLSNLTKLKVINLRNNAINFLDAASMRNIDKVLKNNDTKIDFINNPLQCTCYTVPFLKWMKVNRKHFINFNQYKCTYENGSSSTLNSFEKVIKHLQEDCISYANLIISVSFAIFGFIIVLFGGFIYRQRWKLRYIFYTAKLKYTSIKNIEDNLNEYTYDAFISYSDEDRTFVTQDCIHNLEHEFKLRLCLHQRDFLPGQDITDNIINAIQNSRKTICIITRSFVDSYYCMFEYNMARMESVHSREGKNILFLVFYEKLLPEELPLLLYELIQKQSYIEYPNDEHGNVIFWDKIRDAITT
- the LOC139488446 gene encoding toll-like receptor 4 isoform X2 encodes the protein MINYKKKKMELFQVCKFIIMFVICNDHLIISKAETFKPEPKFHCEKFYQKGELYVDCSSRNMTSIPNLPSNTAYLNLQHNLISEIPDYSFKNMYSLKVLDLSFNKIVSINQQVFYGLSDLRHLKLNNNYLNNTLSQEKANNSFEHLTNLTVLNLSFNKLQSINIQTFTGLGNLKHLKLDHNKLSYKLERFPKGSFKPLRSLTDISLQNNNDLTTPTFGRFSFPNETISDLKKLEVLKMDVSIPVIETKVLGQGYLSLHHLTSLNFSNCLHLPLYNDVFRYTPNIRYLYINHCHQMVVKSEAFSNLTKLEVFGFDLDCPSGYKFGQAKVIELFQSLAKTPVKVVKMNNVFYTSQIFPLNNIYDLLSTTYVHELTFTNNKNLQISTQTFPVPPPTNLQILDLSGNMFKQIALNLTYVLILKLNRNALGGYLAEHRYMTTQDSKLEHVNLSNNSIHQLNFTMFHGQQHLRVIDLNFNFLKAIHFDLSNLTKLKVINLRNNAINFLDAASMRNIDKVLKNNDTKIDFINNPLQCTCYTVPFLKWMKVNRKHFINFNQYKCTYENGSSSTLNSFEKVIKHLQEDCISYANLIISVSFAIFGFIIVLFGGFIYRQRWKLRYIFYTAKLKYTSIKNIEDNLNEYTYDAFISYSDEDRTFVTQDCIHNLEHEFKLRLCLHQRDFLPGQDITDNIINAIQNSRKTICIITRSFVDSYYCMFEYNMARMESVHSREGKNILFLVFYEKLLPEELPLLLYELIQKQSYIEYPNDEHGNVIFWDKIRDAITT